The Bacteroidales bacterium sequence AGTCTTTGGAGGATATAAAACAAATTCTTGAGGTTACCCGGTTGTATGATCAACCCCTGATTCTTGTATTTTCGGCCTTTTACGGAATTACAGATGAGTTGACGGAAGTTATTGAAAGATGCCGGGAAGATCAGAAAGATATTCATAATTTTACCGAAAAGATCAGGCAAATTAAATATGAGATATTCGATAATTATATCAAAGATCCCAAATTGAATGAGGAGGCTAAAAAAGACCTTGAACAAAGATTTGATGAATTGCAGAAAAAACTGATGGGGATTCATTATATAGGTTATATTCCTGACTTTCTGAGAGATGAAATCTTGAGCTACGGAGAACGCTTCTCGTCATTGATTTTTTCCTGCATCCTCCGGGCAAATGGTTTTGCAAGCAGGGAGCTGCTTCCTGAGGATATTCCTCTTTATACAGATGGTGAATACAGGAATGCCACAATAGAAACTGAATTGAGCCGGGATCATTTCAAAAAGTATCTGGATGGAACATTATATGTCATCCCTGGTTTTTATGGAGTTTCTTTAGAAAATAAGGTGACATTGCTTGGCAGGGGTGGCAGCGATTATTCCGCAGCCGCAATAGCCAATTGCATTGATGCGGAGTCTCTTGATGTATGGAAAGATGTAGACGGTTTCTTAAGTGCTGATC is a genomic window containing:
- a CDS encoding aspartate kinase — protein: MHKYRVVKFGGSNLKSLEDIKQILEVTRLYDQPLILVFSAFYGITDELTEVIERCREDQKDIHNFTEKIRQIKYEIFDNYIKDPKLNEEAKKDLEQRFDELQKKLMGIHYIGYIPDFLRDEILSYGERFSSLIFSCILRANGFASRELLPEDIPLYTDGEYRNATIETELSRDHFKKYLDGTLYVIPGFYGVSLENKVTLLGRGGSDYSAAAIANCIDAESLDVWKDVDGFLSADPGIVDNTRNVGYLTYSESAELAYFGSKILHPRTVEPLRKKSIPVNIYNIRNVTDISKPLTVISEKRNVSREVIKSISYSDDFGIVKLGGSGVGVKPGILAKITSELDQANINIKSVITSQIAINILLDINDLTRAETLIRNAEVKGIE